A window of the Vigna angularis cultivar LongXiaoDou No.4 chromosome 3, ASM1680809v1, whole genome shotgun sequence genome harbors these coding sequences:
- the LOC108326559 gene encoding CDK5RAP3-like protein produces the protein MQSSDDVRNLPIDITFSRLGEWLVDRKRVPADWRKRVAAIRLQISKEFSSLPKDSDPFFQTLDSEGIGYLEAKQIYDILLKSTSESRNIFGRLSGAPGAWEAIVRSFEKDHVFLGEAAQILIQNVSYEIPYQRKQVQKIQQQLLELDRKEADIKRSAALSVAKYAEACQELGLQGKNVRVELLETAQLLPSTFRKILDVVNNDNMSRAIEYYTNFVRDAHTEKDRSLGDVIQNLKNMRENPPSLNVAVDSDIISDVNVHASKNELNPATSNAAIAVPDIDWDISVESSQIDWDIGIVEETEDNGNGLGPYEIINASDIGSDPTVSNQELGSHADISWDISVDTPQVDVIDDDSAPTVVLETQTSLPDALSKLTENKEERSQLLDTEYRNKILDDLYEVKSFLNQRLAELRNDETLSLQNQVQAVAPFVLQQYASDAIETMQSDICLAISLLTNRKTRDLIMILNSKRFLDRLVNSLEEKKHHEVKLREGLKDLAAKRMELQNSLSSSWSKQDAAVAKTKELKKLCESTLSSMFDGRPVNIIGEINAILTSGVGA, from the exons ATGCAATCTTCCGATGACGTTCGCAATCTCCCCATCGACATCACTTTCTCTCGTCTCGGAG AGTGGCTGGTGGATCGCAAGCGAGTGCCCGCGGATTGGCGAAAGCGCGTGGCGGCGATCAGACTCCAAATTTCCAAGGAATTTTCTTCCCTCCCCAAAGACTCTGATCCCTTCTTCCAAACCCTAGACTCCGAAG GGATTGGATATTTGGAGGCCAAACAGATATATGATATTCTCTTGAAGTCTACTTCTGAAAGCAGGAACATATTTGGTCGCTTATCTGGTGCTCCG GGTGCTTGGGAAGCAATCGTGCGGTCGTTTGAGAAGGATCATGTTTTCCTTGGTGAGGCTGCGCagattctcattcaaaatgtgAGCTATGAAAT CCCTTATCAGAGGAAACAGGTTCAGAAGATTCAGCAGCAACTGTTAGAGCTAGATCGCAAGGAAGCTGATATTAAAAGAAGTGCTGCGCTCTCAGTGGCCAAGTACGCTGAAGCTTGCCAGGAGCTTGGATTACAG GGGAAAAATGTCCGAGTAGAACTTCTCGAGACAGCACAATTACTTCCAAGCACGTTTCGCAAGATTCTAGATGTTGTGAACAATGACAACATGTCCCGGGCAATTGAATATTATACCAATTTTGTCAGGGATGCTCACACTGAAAAGGat AGATCTTTGGGAGATGTAATACAAAACTTGAAGAATATGCGTGAAAACCCCCCATCTTTAAATGTTGCTGTTGACTCTGACATTATCAGTGACGTGAATGTTCATGCAAGTAAAAATGAATTGAATCCTGCAACAAGCAATGCTGCAATTGCTGTGCCTGACATTGACTGGGATATTTCTGTGGAGAGTTCACAAATTGATTGGGACATTGGAATTGTTGAAGAAACTGAGGATAATGGTAATGGATTGGGTCCGTATGAAATCATTAATGCCTCTGATATCGGATCTGATCCAACAGTATCAAACCAAGAACTGGGCTCACATGCAGATATATCTTGGGATATTAGTGTGGATACTCCTCAGGTTGATGTCATTGATGATGATAGTGCCCCAACTGTAGTGTTGGAGACCCAGACTTCTCTTCCAGATGCCCTATCAAAATTGACAGAAAACAAGGAAGAAAGGAGCCAACTTTTAGATACGGAGTACAGAAATAAGATTCTGGATGATCTATATGAG GTGAAATCCTTTTTAAATCAACGATTGGCTGAATTGAGGAATGACGAAACTTTGTCCCTGCAAAATCAAGTTCAGGCAGTTGCCCCCTTTGTGCTACAACAGTACGCTTCTGATGCAATAGAAACTATGCAAAGTGATATTTGTTTGGCAATTTCATTGCTGACAAATAGGAAAACGAGGGATTTGATTATGATTCTCAACTCCAAAAG ATTTCTAGACAGACTAGTCAATTCATTAGAGGAAAAGAAACATCATGAAGTCAAGTTGAGAGAAGGGTTGAAGGACTTGGCTGCTAAACGGATGGAACTGCAAAATTCTCTATCTTCTTCATGGTCCAAGCAA GATGCGGCTGTGGCAAAAACAAAGGAGTTGAAAAAACTATGTGAGAGTACACTTTCATCGATGTTTGATGGAAGGCCAGTTAATATAATTGGAGAGATCAACGCCATTTTGACTAGTGGCGTTGGAGCATGA